A section of the Entelurus aequoreus isolate RoL-2023_Sb linkage group LG21, RoL_Eaeq_v1.1, whole genome shotgun sequence genome encodes:
- the wdr45 gene encoding WD repeat domain phosphoinositide-interacting protein 4 gives MAQQRGVNSLQFNQDHSCFCCSMESGVRIYNVEPLMEKGHLDHEQVGSVALCSMLHRSNLLAVVGGGVNPKFSEISVLIWDDARECRDAKDKLVLEFTFTKPVLAVRMRHDKIVIVLKNRIYVYTFPDKPVKLFEFDTRDNPKGLCDLCPSLDKQLLVFPGHKCGSLQLVDLSNTKPGTSSAPFTINAHQSEIACVALNQPGSVAASASRKGTLIRLFDTTTRDKLVELRRGTDPATLYCINFSHDSSFLCASSDKGTVHIFALKDTKLNRRSALARVGKVGPVIGQYVDSQWSLASFTVPAECACICAFGKNTSKNVNSVIAICVDGTFHKYVFTPDGNCNREAFDVYLDICDDDDF, from the exons ATGGCCCAGCAGCGAGGAGTCAACAGTCTGCAGTTCAACCAGGACCACA GTTGCTTCTGCTGCTCCATGGAGTCAGGAGTGAGGATCTACAACGTGGAGCCTCTGATGGAGAAAGGTCACCTTG ATCACGAGCAAGTGGGAAGCGTGGCGCTGTGCTCCATGCTGCACCGATCCAACCTGCTGGCCGTGGTCGGGGGCGGAGTCAATCCCAAATTCTCCGAGATATCAG TCTTGATCTGGGACGACGCCCGCGAGTGCCGAGACGCCAAAGACAAGCTGGTGCTGGAGTTCACCTTCACCAAGCCCGTCTTGGCGGTCCGCATGAGACACGACAA GATCGTCATCGTGTTGAAGAACCGCATCTACGTCTACACCTTTCCCGACAAGCCCGTCAAGctgtttgagtttgacacccgagACAATCCCAAAG GTCTGTGTGACTTGTGTCCGAGTCTGGACAAGCAGCTGCTCGTCTTTCCAGGTCACAAATGTGGGAGCCTGCAGCTGGTG GATTTGTCCAACACCAAGCCTGGAACCTCGTCCGCCCCGTTCACAATCAACGCCCACCAGAGCGAGATCGCCTGCGTGGCGCTCAACCAGCCCGGCAGCGTGGCCGCCTCCGCCTCCCGCAAAGGAACGCTGATCCGTCTCTTCGACACCACCACCAGGGACAAGCTGGTGGAGCTGCGCAGAGGGACCGACCCCGCCACGCTCTACTG CATCAACTTCAGTCACGACTCCTCCTTCCTGTGTGCGTCCAGCGACAAAGGGACCGTCCACATCTTCGCTCTCAAAGACACCAAACTGAACCGCCGTTCTGC GTTGGCGCGCGTGGGGAAAGTGGGCCCTGTGATTGGTCAGTACGTGGACAGTCAGTGGTCTTTGGCCAGCTTCACCGTGCCCGCCGAGTGCGCCTGCATCTGCGCCTTCGGGAAGAACACGTCCAAGAACGTCAACTCTGTCATCG CCATTTGTGTGGACGGAACCTTCCACAAGTACGTCTTCACGCCTGACGGGAACTGCAACAGGGAAGCCTTCGACGTCTATTTGGACATTTGCGACGACGACGACTTCTGA
- the LOC133638335 gene encoding L antigen family member 3-like — protein MAGHENQHKTENLELFLEVPFPSSRHATIALRSLNPDREPRKGGISKHLSVSGRTLSVRWSADEARILRVSVNSFLDNLTLVTETMQMFPMDT, from the exons ATGGCGGGGCACGAAAACCAGCACAAAACAGAAAATCTGGAACT TTTTCTAGAAGTTCCCTTCCCGTCCTCACGCCACGCCACCATCGCTCTGCGCTCTCTAAATCCAGACCGCGAGCCGAGAAAAGGAGGCATCAGCAAGCATCTGTCGGTGTCTGGAAGGACGTTGTCCGT GAGGTGGAGCGCCGACGAAGCTCGGATCCTCCGTGTATCCGTCAACTCCTTCCTGGACAACCTGACCCTGGTGACGGAGACCATGCAGATGTTTCCCATGGACACTTGA